A part of Lacinutrix sp. 5H-3-7-4 genomic DNA contains:
- the trpD gene encoding anthranilate phosphoribosyltransferase, with protein MRHILNRLINQERISSDEARNALINISVGQYNQNQIASFLTVFMMRSITLEELQGFRDALLELCIPVDLSNFNAIDLCGTGGDGKDTFNISTLSSFITAGAGVKVAKHGNYGVSSSSGSSNVMEALGVKFTNDIDSLKTQIDQAGICVMHAPLFHPAMKNVAPIRKELGVKTFFNMLGPMVNPSFPKNQMVGVFSLELQRLYGYLYQNTNTNYSIVHALDGYDEISLTGKTKIITNNSELMLKPSDLCVNQIEQSEIFGGVTVKEAAKVFKNIISGKGTEAQNNVVCANAGLAIATVDGISHREGFERAKESLESGKAKITLEKLIELSKK; from the coding sequence ATGAGACATATACTAAATAGATTAATAAACCAAGAACGCATCTCTAGTGACGAAGCGAGAAATGCCTTAATAAATATTTCGGTTGGCCAATACAACCAAAATCAAATTGCTTCATTTCTAACCGTATTTATGATGCGAAGCATTACTTTAGAAGAGCTCCAAGGTTTTCGCGATGCTCTTTTAGAACTATGCATCCCAGTAGATTTATCAAATTTTAACGCCATAGATTTATGTGGTACTGGTGGTGACGGCAAGGACACTTTTAACATCTCAACCTTATCTTCTTTTATAACTGCTGGTGCAGGAGTAAAAGTAGCAAAACACGGTAATTATGGTGTATCATCCTCATCTGGTTCTTCTAATGTAATGGAAGCTTTAGGCGTAAAATTCACTAACGATATTGATTCACTTAAAACACAAATAGACCAAGCTGGAATTTGTGTAATGCACGCACCTTTATTTCATCCTGCAATGAAAAATGTTGCACCAATTAGAAAAGAGTTAGGTGTAAAAACATTTTTTAATATGCTTGGGCCAATGGTAAACCCATCATTTCCAAAAAATCAAATGGTAGGTGTTTTTAGCTTAGAATTACAAAGGCTATATGGTTATTTATATCAAAATACAAATACAAATTATAGCATTGTACATGCTCTTGATGGTTACGACGAAATTTCTCTAACAGGAAAAACTAAAATTATAACCAATAATAGTGAGTTAATGTTAAAGCCTTCAGATTTATGCGTAAATCAAATAGAACAGTCTGAAATTTTTGGTGGTGTTACTGTAAAAGAAGCAGCTAAAGTTTTTAAAAATATTATTAGTGGTAAAGGCACAGAAGCTCAAAACAATGTAGTATGTGCAAATGCAGGTTTAGCTATTGCAACGGTAGATGGTATTTCTCATAGAGAAGGATTTGAACGCGCTAAAGAAAGTTTAGAAAGTGGTAAAGCCAAAATAACATTAGAAAAACTCATAGAGTTAAGTAAAAAATAG
- a CDS encoding aminodeoxychorismate/anthranilate synthase component II, whose amino-acid sequence MKVLVIDNYDSFTYNLVHYLEDLNCQVTVKRNDKLTLEDVEPFNKIVLSPGPGIPDEAGLLKAIIKKYAPTKSILGVCLGQQAIGEVFGGKLLNLDTVYHGVSTKVNITVDNEPLFNNMEKTIEVGRYHSWVVAAELPDSLEATSVDENGQIMSLRHKVYDVKGVQYHPESVLTPNGKQILKNWVNN is encoded by the coding sequence ATGAAAGTATTAGTAATAGATAATTACGACAGTTTTACCTACAACTTAGTCCATTACTTAGAAGACTTAAATTGCCAGGTTACCGTAAAAAGAAACGATAAATTAACGTTAGAAGATGTAGAGCCTTTTAACAAAATAGTATTATCTCCAGGACCAGGAATTCCAGATGAAGCTGGATTACTTAAAGCCATAATAAAAAAGTATGCTCCAACTAAAAGTATTTTAGGCGTTTGTTTAGGACAACAAGCTATTGGAGAAGTATTTGGCGGAAAATTATTAAATTTAGACACCGTTTATCATGGCGTATCTACTAAAGTAAATATTACTGTAGATAACGAACCTCTATTTAATAACATGGAAAAAACAATTGAAGTTGGCCGCTATCACTCTTGGGTTGTTGCTGCAGAATTACCAGATAGTTTAGAAGCAACTTCGGTTGATGAAAACGGGCAAATAATGTCCTTAAGACATAAAGTTTACGATGTTAAAGGTGTACAATATCATCCAGAAAGTGTACTTACGCCTAACGGCAAGCAAATTCTAAAAAATTGGGTTAATAATTAA
- a CDS encoding anthranilate synthase component I family protein, with protein MKTFSLYTHYKKILADTITPVSIYLKIRDKFPNSILLESSDYHANDNSFSYICFNPIATIKVSGDTIEQSFPDGSTLRNRTTDVPKMIHKFTKRFKVDSAKTFKFINNGIFGYTAYDAVKYFEDVEISKKPDSLEIPDIFYAVYQNIIAIDHFKNEAYIFAHCHDTENNIDEILHLIQSKNYASYNFSTTSSIQSNLTDDDYKEHVNLAKKHCARGDVFQLVLSKKFFQDFKGDEFNVYRALRSINPSPYLFYFDYGDFKIFGSSPEAQLVVNEGMAEIHPIAGTFKRTGNDKKDAELAKQLANDDKENAEHVMLVDLARNDLSRHGTQVKVETYKEAQFFSHVIHLVSKITGKINSETSTMQVVADTFPAGTLSGAPKHNAMQLIEKYEKTSRAFYGGAIGFMDFNGNYNHAIMIRTFLSKNHQLHWQAGAGIVSKSNPESELQEVYNKLGALTNAIELAKEI; from the coding sequence ATGAAAACCTTTAGTTTATACACACATTACAAAAAAATTTTAGCAGATACTATAACTCCAGTAAGTATCTATTTAAAAATTCGAGATAAATTCCCGAATAGCATTTTACTTGAAAGTAGCGATTATCATGCAAATGACAATAGTTTTTCTTACATCTGTTTTAACCCAATTGCTACTATTAAAGTATCTGGAGACACAATAGAGCAAAGTTTTCCAGACGGTAGTACATTAAGAAACAGAACTACAGATGTGCCAAAAATGATTCATAAATTCACTAAAAGGTTTAAAGTTGACTCTGCAAAAACTTTTAAGTTTATTAACAATGGAATATTTGGATATACAGCTTATGATGCTGTTAAATATTTTGAAGATGTAGAAATTTCTAAAAAACCAGACTCTTTAGAGATTCCAGATATTTTTTATGCTGTTTACCAAAATATTATTGCAATAGACCATTTTAAAAATGAAGCTTACATTTTCGCACATTGCCATGATACAGAAAATAATATAGACGAAATACTCCATCTTATTCAATCTAAAAATTATGCATCGTATAATTTTTCAACCACATCAAGTATTCAATCTAATTTAACAGATGATGATTATAAAGAACATGTAAACCTTGCAAAAAAACATTGTGCAAGAGGTGATGTTTTTCAATTAGTCCTTTCAAAAAAATTCTTTCAGGATTTTAAAGGTGACGAGTTTAATGTTTATCGCGCTTTACGTAGTATAAATCCTTCTCCATATCTATTCTATTTTGATTATGGTGATTTTAAAATATTTGGAAGCTCTCCAGAAGCTCAACTAGTAGTAAATGAGGGCATGGCAGAAATTCACCCAATTGCAGGAACATTTAAACGTACAGGTAATGATAAAAAAGATGCTGAATTAGCTAAACAATTAGCAAATGACGATAAAGAAAATGCAGAACATGTTATGCTTGTTGACTTAGCAAGAAACGATTTAAGTAGACATGGTACACAGGTAAAAGTTGAAACTTACAAAGAAGCCCAGTTTTTCTCTCATGTAATACATTTAGTAAGTAAAATTACAGGTAAAATAAACAGTGAAACCTCTACTATGCAAGTTGTCGCAGACACGTTTCCTGCAGGAACCTTAAGTGGAGCACCAAAACATAACGCTATGCAACTTATAGAAAAATACGAAAAAACAAGTCGCGCCTTTTATGGTGGCGCTATTGGCTTTATGGATTTTAATGGTAATTATAACCATGCGATAATGATTAGGACATTTTTAAGTAAAAATCATCAATTACATTGGCAAGCTGGTGCAGGAATCGTTTCTAAATCAAACCCAGAAAGCGAACTACAAGAAGTTTATAATAAACTTGGAGCTCTTACAAATGCTATTGAATTAGCAAAAGAGATTTAA
- a CDS encoding TlpA disulfide reductase family protein, which yields MKTYLIIIVLIFSGCKSDVKKKDALADDYTVVLEVYNFNELEPLLTKNDGKIYVVNFWATWCAPCVKELPYFEDLNKTYKSKNVEVLLVSLDFPNQYENRLKPFIKKHRLQSKVVALNDVDSNTWIPKIDKDWSGAIPATIIYNSEDSKFYERSFTYKELEEEVNKFLK from the coding sequence ATGAAAACCTACCTTATTATTATAGTTTTAATTTTTTCTGGATGCAAATCTGATGTGAAAAAGAAAGATGCATTGGCAGACGACTACACAGTAGTATTAGAAGTTTATAATTTTAATGAGCTTGAACCATTATTAACAAAAAACGATGGAAAAATTTATGTTGTTAATTTTTGGGCAACTTGGTGTGCGCCTTGTGTAAAAGAATTACCTTATTTTGAAGATTTGAATAAAACATATAAGTCTAAGAACGTTGAGGTGTTACTAGTGAGTTTAGATTTTCCAAACCAATATGAAAATCGTTTAAAACCTTTTATTAAAAAACACAGGTTACAATCTAAAGTTGTAGCTTTAAACGATGTCGATTCTAACACATGGATTCCTAAAATAGATAAAGACTGGTCAGGAGCAATACCAGCAACTATTATATATAATAGTGAAGATAGTAAGTTTTATGAGCGTTCTTTTACTTATAAAGAGCTAGAAGAAGAAGTTAATAAATTTTTAAAATAA